A genomic region of Caenorhabditis elegans chromosome V contains the following coding sequences:
- the srh-279 gene encoding Serpentine Receptor, class H (Confirmed by transcript evidence), whose product MEGESFFASAQFFSLTLYTIGFFSFPIHLFGAYCILFQTPESMKSVKWSMFNLHFWSSCLDMTVSLLTQPYLLKSTWSGIPYGILKEFNVPLSFQSYMVSTLFCMVAVSIITIFENRFFLLFAEHSWWRFARRPFLAINYILGLLYYVPTVLSVPEQTSARAATFKEFPEFRQLDTPENPIYVLVLNNPWVSVRQIAMEATVVIETGIIVCLLKFKMKNVVKEMKMSESTAKLQKAFLKALYIQVSLPLLVILLPSAVSVFSGILGISTQSVNNLVYITFSCHGLTSTIVMLIIQNPYREFCLVMVGKSHRRQKISATSTISGRSVVTTF is encoded by the exons ATGGAAGGCGAATCATTTTTCGCGAGCGCTCAATTCTTCTCCCTAACCTTGTACACAATTGGATTCTTCTCCTTTCCAATTCACCTATTCGGTGCCTATTGCATTTTGTTCCAAACTCCCGAATCTATGAAATCTGTAAAATGGAGCATGTTCAATTTGCATTTCTGGAGTTCCTGTCTAGATATGACAGTTAGTTTGTTGACTCAACCTTATCTATTGAAGTCCACTTGGTCCGGGATTCCATATGGGATTTTGAAGGAGTTCAATGTCCCATTATCGTTTCAATCGTACATGGTTTCTACCCTGTTTTGTA TGGTCGCCGTCTCAATCatcacaattttcgaaaaccgCTTCTTCCTTCTATTCGCCGAGCACTCTTGGTGGCGGTTTGCTCGTCGGCCTTTCCTAGCCATCAACTACATTCTCGGGCTGCTCTACTACGTCCCAACTGTGCTCAGTGTCCCCGAACAAACCAGTGCCCGAGCTGCAACTTTCAAGGAATTCCCCGAATTTCGGCAGTTAGATACCCCGGAAAACCCGATCTATGTACTGGTTTTGAACAATCCATGGGTTTCGGTGCGGCAAATTGCTATGGAAGCGACTGTTGTGATAGAGACGGGAATTATAGTTTGtctgttgaaatttaaaatgaaaaacgttgtgaaagaaatgaaaatgtccGAGAGCACAGCGAAACTACAAAAGGCTTTTTTGAAGGCTCTGTATATTCAG gtCTCCCTACCACTTCTTGTAATTCTCCTACCATCTGCTGTATCAGTATTTTCTGGAATCTTAGGCATCTCAACTCAAAGTGTCAATAACCTAGTGTATATTACATTCTCCTGCCATGGATTGACCTCAACCATCGTGATGCTGATCATTCAAAATCCGTATCGAGAGTTTTGTTTAGTAATGGTCGGAAAGTCGCACCGGCGACAGAAAATTTCTGCCACATCGACAATTAGCGGGAGAAGTGTAGTGACTACTTTTTGA
- the rabr-4 gene encoding Ras-related protein Rab-2A (Partially confirmed by transcript evidence) — protein sequence MYPDHMFKYVIIGDGGVGKSNLLLRFTDELFDPIHTTTLGVEFGYKDLQIDKYKVRLRVWDTCGQENFRSIIRAYYRNALGALLVYDITCRKSFVHLEQWLSDLRQHGHPEMVIMLIGNKSDLKAVRDVTTEEGEAFAKKNGLTFMETSAKANKHVEKAFVNTAHEIYKKLKLGVIEDDDVKKKKIGIILRSRSGKEKKCC from the coding sequence ATGTACCCTGATCACATGTTCAAATATGTGATAATCGGAGACGGAGGCGTCGGAAAGTCTAATCTATTGCTGCGATTCACCGACGAACTTTTTGATCCGATTCATACAACGACGCTTGGAGTTGAATTCGGGTATAAGGATCTGCAGATTGACAAATACAAAGTGAGGCTTCGTGTTTGGGATACGTGCGGACAAGAGAACTTTCGGTCAATTATTCGTGCCTACTATCGGAATGCACTTGGAGCACTTCTTGTTTATGATATAACTTGTCGTAAGTCCTTCGTTCACTTGGAGCAGTGGCTCTCTGATCTTCGACAACATGGGCATCCCGAGATGGTGATAATGCTGATTGGCAACAAAAGTGATCTTAAAGCGGTCCGTGACGTCACAACGGAAGAAGGTGAAGCATTTGCTAAAAAGAATGGCCTGACGTTTATGGAAACTTCTGCAAAAGCCAATAAGCATGTGGAGAAGGCATTCGTGAATACAGCTCATGAGATTTATAAAAAGCTTAAGCTTGGAGTGATTGAAGACGACgatgtgaaaaagaaaaaaattggtataaTTTTACGCTCTAGATccggaaaagagaaaaaatgttgttaa
- the rabr-3 gene encoding Ras-related protein Rab-2A (Confirmed by transcript evidence) translates to MSSDHVFKYVIIGDRGVGKSNLLLRFIGKPFDSIHPSTLGIEFGFRNLEIDRKKVKLHVWDTCGQERFRSLVGSYYRHAIGALLVYDITSRESFYHLEHWLTDLQRLGDPDIVIVLIGNKSDLEADREVRKEEGEAFAREFGLIFMEISAKTNEYVEEAFVNSAHEIYRKLNFGIIKEICVKKKKKKMNIIIRSISGKEKACC, encoded by the coding sequence ATGTCATCAGATCATGTGTTCAAATATGTCATAATCGGAGACCGTGGCGTCGGAAAGTCTAACTTGCTGCTGCGATTCATTGGCAAACCTTTCGATTCAATCCATCCGTCGACACTTGGAATTGAGTTTGGTTTTcgaaatctggaaattgacAGGAAAAAGGTGAAGCTTCATGTCTGGGATACGTGCGGCCAGGAGAGATTTCGGTCACTTGTTGGATCATATTATCGGCATGCAATTGGTGCACTTCTTGTCTATGATATTACTAGTCGTGAGTCCTTCTACCATTTGGAGCACTGGCTCACAGATCTCCAACGACTGGGTGATCCCGATATAGTTATAGTGTTGATTGGCAACAAAAGTGATCTAGAAGCAGATCGTGAAGTCAGAAAAGAAGAAGGTGAAGCATTTGCAAGAGAGTTTGGACTTATATTTATggaaatttctgcaaaaaccaATGAATATGTGGAGGAAGCATTTGTCAATTCAGCTCACGAGATTTATAGAAAGCTTAACTTTGGAATTATCAAAGAGATATgtgtgaagaagaagaagaagaaaatgaatataATTATACGATCTATATCGGGAAAGGAGAAAGCATGTTgttaa
- the F11A5.5 gene encoding L-Fucosyltransferase (Confirmed by transcript evidence), with the protein MATRMLEIFRLTIKNENGLFFATYSKKAVKSPLFWMILVYSIFTVFLIRAMHEEDPMEVPYPPAQINFRTSRKYISSNYASSSRLGNHLFELASVLSISRELQRVPTFFIENCYHEKMWEDSNTLIPGLMNHFLIINGSVPSSVKRVKFHQKCCTFDDPSLLDNYEDEYLHLTGTHYQSWKYFSHMRNELIGYLKTTENTYMDLPKSGENTFITCVHVRRGDFLRVGFHVADENFIRSSLNLISRQVAKRANTATVFFGDDYEFMDSLRNRTSKINAFVSQNSPADDLLYAKSNCDVVLITAAHSTFGWWMGYFSKGNRVYYTDIQFTKDWILETGEFISEDYYLPHWTPLKYAGSDNFTVIQSFK; encoded by the exons ATGGCTACTAGGATGCTCGAGATATTTAGATTGacgattaaaaatgaaaatggattGTTTTTTGCAACTTACTCGAAAAAAGCAGTCAAAAGTCCATTGTTTTGGATGATTCTAGTATATTCAA TTTTTACAGTATTCCTCATCCGAGCAATGCACGAAGAAGATCCAATGga agtaccATATCCACCTGCGCAGATAAATTTTCGAACGTctcgaaaatatatttcaagcAACTATGCTTCATCATCGAGGCTCGGGAATCATCTGTTCGAGTTGGCTtcagttttatcaatttcccGTGAGCTACAGAGAGTTCCcacatttttcatcgaaaattgcTATCACGAAAAAATGTGGGAGGATTCGAACACCCTGATTCCGGGATTGAtgaaccattttttgattattaatGGGAGT GTTCCAAGTTCTGTCAAACGCGTCAAGTTCCATCAAAAATGTTGCACATTTGATGATCCGAGTCTGTTGGACAATTATGAAGATGAATATTTACATCTTACAGGGACTCATTATCAG AGTTGGAAGTACTTTTCGCACATGAGAAATGAGTTAATTGGGTACTTAAAAACTACCGAAAACACCTATATGGATTTGCCGAAATCTGGAGAGAACACTTTTAT aacatGTGTCCACGTTCGACGTGGTGATTTTCTCCGAGTGGGATTCCACGTGGcagatgaaaattttattcgaagCTCGTTGAATTTAATTTCTCGAC AAGTTGCAAAACGAGCCAACACAGCGACAGTATTCTTCGGTGACGATTATGAATTTATGGATAGTCTGAGAAATCGAACATCCAAAATCAACGCGTTTGTATCACAAAATTCACCAGCCGACGACTTATTATACGCAAAGTCGAATTGTGATGTCGTACTTATTACAG ccgcCCATTCAACATTTGGCTGGTGGATGGGATATTTTTCCAAAGGAAATCGGGTGTATTACACTGACATTCAATTTACTAAAGATTGGATTTTG GAAACTGGAGAGTTCATTTCCGAAGACTACTACTTGCCCCACTGGACGCCTCTTAAATATGCCGGTTCTGATAATTTCACAGTGATTCAAAGCTTTAAGTGa
- the F11A5.5 gene encoding L-Fucosyltransferase (Confirmed by transcript evidence), translated as MATRMLEIFRLTIKNENGLFFATYSKKAVKSPLFWMILVYSIFLIRAMHEEDPMEVPYPPAQINFRTSRKYISSNYASSSRLGNHLFELASVLSISRELQRVPTFFIENCYHEKMWEDSNTLIPGLMNHFLIINGSVPSSVKRVKFHQKCCTFDDPSLLDNYEDEYLHLTGTHYQSWKYFSHMRNELIGYLKTTENTYMDLPKSGENTFITCVHVRRGDFLRVGFHVADENFIRSSLNLISRQVAKRANTATVFFGDDYEFMDSLRNRTSKINAFVSQNSPADDLLYAKSNCDVVLITAAHSTFGWWMGYFSKGNRVYYTDIQFTKDWILETGEFISEDYYLPHWTPLKYAGSDNFTVIQSFK; from the exons ATGGCTACTAGGATGCTCGAGATATTTAGATTGacgattaaaaatgaaaatggattGTTTTTTGCAACTTACTCGAAAAAAGCAGTCAAAAGTCCATTGTTTTGGATGATTCTAGTATATTCAA TATTCCTCATCCGAGCAATGCACGAAGAAGATCCAATGga agtaccATATCCACCTGCGCAGATAAATTTTCGAACGTctcgaaaatatatttcaagcAACTATGCTTCATCATCGAGGCTCGGGAATCATCTGTTCGAGTTGGCTtcagttttatcaatttcccGTGAGCTACAGAGAGTTCCcacatttttcatcgaaaattgcTATCACGAAAAAATGTGGGAGGATTCGAACACCCTGATTCCGGGATTGAtgaaccattttttgattattaatGGGAGT GTTCCAAGTTCTGTCAAACGCGTCAAGTTCCATCAAAAATGTTGCACATTTGATGATCCGAGTCTGTTGGACAATTATGAAGATGAATATTTACATCTTACAGGGACTCATTATCAG AGTTGGAAGTACTTTTCGCACATGAGAAATGAGTTAATTGGGTACTTAAAAACTACCGAAAACACCTATATGGATTTGCCGAAATCTGGAGAGAACACTTTTAT aacatGTGTCCACGTTCGACGTGGTGATTTTCTCCGAGTGGGATTCCACGTGGcagatgaaaattttattcgaagCTCGTTGAATTTAATTTCTCGAC AAGTTGCAAAACGAGCCAACACAGCGACAGTATTCTTCGGTGACGATTATGAATTTATGGATAGTCTGAGAAATCGAACATCCAAAATCAACGCGTTTGTATCACAAAATTCACCAGCCGACGACTTATTATACGCAAAGTCGAATTGTGATGTCGTACTTATTACAG ccgcCCATTCAACATTTGGCTGGTGGATGGGATATTTTTCCAAAGGAAATCGGGTGTATTACACTGACATTCAATTTACTAAAGATTGGATTTTG GAAACTGGAGAGTTCATTTCCGAAGACTACTACTTGCCCCACTGGACGCCTCTTAAATATGCCGGTTCTGATAATTTCACAGTGATTCAAAGCTTTAAGTGa
- the F11A5.17 gene encoding DUF4294 domain-containing protein (Confirmed by transcript evidence), with protein MCRIFVLVLSFAILICIGYGQRPKLDRWVFRELLQFTNITVQEKLVENLERQNWTLPAVKILDRWMDKYWNNSRLWNESWVSSHWSWKGKEGTRNTIKILLYQFKGKKTYINHLCKTAVEQEILNSANAGKIRKFFWKLDETYYFDGQLKRLFNPELAEYEMLNVTKEGIVDLKAISDKYLEDEKQYSLLRLTYFDI; from the exons ATGTGTAGAATCTTCGTTCTAGTTTTGAGCTTTGCTATTTTAATTTGTATTGGTTACGGTCAGAGGCCAAAACTAGATAGATGGGTTTTTCGAGAATTACTACAATTCACGAATATCACtgttcaagaaaaattagtGGAGAACTTGGAGCGGCAAAATTGGACACTTCCTGCCGTCAAGATTTTGGACCGCTGGATGGACAAGTACTGG aataactCTAGGCTTTGGAATGAATCGTGGGTATCATCACATTGGTCATGGAAAGGAAAAGAGGGTACTCGTAACACAATTAAGATATTGTTGTATCAATTTAAGGGCAAGAAAACCTATATTAATCATTTGTGCAAAACTGCAGTCGAGCAAGAGATTTTGAATAGTGCAAATGCAGGAAAG atacggaaatttttttggaagcttGATGAGACATACTATTTCGATGGTCAATTAAAAAGACTGTTCAATCCGGAACTTGCTGAATATGAAATGCTAAACGTGACCAAAGAGGGGATTGTAGATCTAAAGGCTATTTCCGACAAATACCTCGAGGACGAGAAACAATACTCACTTTTGAGACTGACatattttgacatttaa
- the F11A5.18 gene encoding DUF1064 domain-containing protein (Confirmed by transcript evidence) — MINPNPSHVKWSKNNSTGPHIQKKEVRNTIKQLLYQHKAKRNYIDYLCKTAVEQEIFNEADAEKIRSIYWKIDKAFYFGYLNILLLDPEYKEYKAQNVDPEGIVKLKVFSDKYLEDKKQDALLRWKYIDS; from the exons ATG ATCAACCCGAATCCTTCTCACGTGAAATGGTCAAAAAACAACTCAACCGGACCGCATATACAGAAAAAGGAAGTTCGGAACACAATCAAGCAACTATTATACCAGCACAAAGCCAAGAGAAACTATATCGATTATTTGTGCAAAACTGCAGTCGAGCAAGAAATATTCAACGAAGCAGATGCTGAAAAG ATTAGAAGCATTTATTGGAAGATTGATAAGGCATTCTATTTTGGTTACCTGAACATATTGCTACTCGATCCAGAATACAAAGAATATAAGGCGCAAAATGTGGATCCTGAGGGAATAGTGAAGCTGAAGGTTTTTTCGGACAAATATCTAGAAGACAAGAAACAAGACGCACTTTTGAGATGGAAATATATTGATTCTTGA
- the irld-26 gene encoding Receptor L-domain domain-containing protein (Partially confirmed by transcript evidence), producing MDGKFLFFLLLAAVNALGANLTTFFQEKNCDPKCTFETQNLASQTVGLFPSKCSTEKLAITFLNMKRLIGSISVAGTKFKNVSFLAGLESIDCGNSLVFISFNNQMVELGLTNLTSISCSSFQINSNKNLRRLGISKLKNITIIPSDYNMGVYIESQSNNFCITTEEMENLIWNVNLDARFGTYCTPTKTEKLCMPPQMCLRVFGDLEIGSGSDLNSMKSVQIIFGSLIINRTNLTNFNFLENLKYVAQMQKDKSAIIVEKNLDLVNISFPKLKRVRSDNLHSIVFTGNNQNTSRDVDGCIRLADDLGLFKSWSPIFDGKDCITMNFTVHWPENSSTKQGKMCLLILNTFLFFIAVEQFS from the exons ATggatggaaaatttttgttttttctacttCTAGCAGCCGTAAATGCTCTTGGTGCAAATCTCACAACATTTTTCCAAGAGAAGAATTGCG ACCCAAAATGCACATTCGAAACTCAAAATCTTGCATCGCAGACTGTCGGCTTGTTTCCCTCCAAGTGCAGTACA GAAAAGTTggcaataacatttttaaatatgaaacgACTAATTGGATCCATTTCTGTGGCCggtacaaaattcaaaaacgtcAGTTTTTTGGCAGGATTGGAATCTATCGATTGTG GAAACTCCTTGGTCTTTATTAGTTTTAATAATCAAATGGTAGAACTTGGTCTCACCAATTTGACTTCTATATCTTGCTCCAGTTTCCAAATTAATTCAAACAAGAATTTGAGAAGATTGGgaatttccaaattgaaa AACATTACTATAATTCCTTCCGATTATAACATGGGAGTCTACATTGAATCGCagtcaaataatttttgcatcaCCACTgaggaaatggaaaatttgatttggaaTGTCAACTTGGATGCACGTTTTGGAACATATTGTACTCcgacaaaaactgaaaagctCTGCATGCCTCCTCAAATGTGTTTGAGAGTTTTTGGTGATTTGGAAATTGGTTCAGGTTCCGACTTGAACTCGATGAAGTCTGTTCAGATAATTTTCGGCAGTTTGATTATTAACAGAACCAACTTGACCAActtcaactttttggaaaatttgaagtacgTAGCACAGATGCAGA AAGACAAATCTGCTATCATTGTGGAAAAGAACCTCGATCTTGTCAATATTTCCTTTCCAAAATTAAAG cgCGTGCGATCCGACAATTTACACTCAATAGTTTTCACtggaaataatcaaaatacGAGTCGGGACGTGGACGGCTGCATCCGTTTGGCAGACGATCTGGGCCTATTTAAAAGCTGGTCGCCAATTTTTGATGGTAAAGATTGTA TAACGATGAATTTCACAGTTCACTGGCCTGAGAACTCTTCCACAAAGCAAGGAAAAATGTGCTTATTAATATTGaatacttttctattttttatagCAGTTGAGCAGTTTAGTTGA
- the oac-15 gene encoding Acyltransferase (Confirmed by transcript evidence) has product MRLDIQCLRGLAIFFVFTYHLYPTIFVNGYLGVDIFFVISGYLMARNLAHVKITKVSQIFGFYYRRFRRILPLYFLSTAVTLAAAHFYLGEFWWDVNRRYSTAATFLVTNMLLIHDSNDYFKQYLTDETSINTFIHTWSLGVEMQFYLLVPLIFVALQIGFPNNPVGKLAIVSGISILVMCGFSLINANFAFNFMPLRLWQFGAGFVALFLREVITVDSVKKSKRSETVSTKWKIHESDVATCSAAVLFLCIFPAEGDALWLRPLITFTTALLIFIENKSCGVLKCSTLSYLGDISYVMYLVHWPVISLLKNSTVQSNVFCVALTILMSVMIHHFYEKQYLKLGRKSTFFLILLLIGLNGCVQWSTRNHELWKPVYSQNIRKIVDENSKLLPFILAYEPRKEQCLENLEADVQDLRKTGLIFNYCRFPKSNGTVSIMMAGNSYVTNLEGHIRAQFNGNYSDWRTLYIDGCNGFFHNQNLLTSFGTYEQSSIQIVRKQVELHKPNVLLIVPRYTRTLKQPILDIETDEVLRIMNENLAFYERFVKKIYILAPHPLYPLNFMNRYLNTVTRKPMELESLHLKKSDVDEDWMTARERFSRIKCEKCKVFDLGDVFLENNMYLTFDRQTKLSYVDNGIHLTGPGVAKCDKVFRDIAKEILETI; this is encoded by the exons ATGCGTTTGGATATTCAATGTTTAAGAGGATTAGcaatatttttcgtttttactTATCACTTATACCCAACGATTTTTGTGAATGGATACCTTGGAGTTGATAT attcttcgTGATCTCCGGCTATCTGATGGCTCGAAACCTGGCCCATGTGAAAATTACTAAAGTCTCTCAAATCTTCGGCTTCTACTACCGCAGATTTCGTCGAATTTTGCCGCTCTACTTCTTATCGACTGCTGTAACTCTTGCCGCCGCACACTTTTATCTCGGGGAGTTTTGGTGGGATGTCAATCGGCGGTACTCGACGGCTGCAACGTTTTTGGTGACCAATATGTTGCTTATTCACGATTCAAATGACTACTTTAAACAA TACCTCACCGACGAAACATCTATAAACACTTTCATCCACACCTGGTCACTGGGAGTCGAGATGCAATTCTACCTTCTTGTACCTTTGATCTTCGTTGCCTTGCAAATCGGATTTCCTAATAACCCAGTTGGCAAATTAGCGATAGTATCCGGAATCTCGATTCTTGTAATGTGTGGTTTTTCACTGATCAATGCGAACTTTGCATTCAACTTCATGCCTCTAAGGTTATGGCAGTTCGGCGCAGGATTTGTTGCTTTATTTCTAAGGGAAGTAATTACGGTGGACtctgtaaaaaaatctaaaagatCTGAAACAGTTTCAACAAAATGGAAAATCCATGAAAGTGACGTGGCAACTTGCTCTGCTGCTGTGCTCTTTCTCTGTATTTTCCCCGCCGAGGGGGATGCTCTATGGCTCCGGCCACTAATCACTTTCACAACtgcattattgattttcatagAGAACAAGAGTTGCGGA GTACTGAAATGTTCAACTCTCAGTTATTTGGGTGATATCTCGTATGTGATGTATTTGGTTCACTGGCCGGTTATCTCACTTCTCAAGAACTCCACAGTTCAGAGTAATGTTTTCTGTGTTG ctttgacAATTCTGATGTCTGTGATGATCCATCATTTTTACGAGAAGCAATACCTAAAGCTCGGGcgaaaatcgacatttttcttgattctATTGCTGATTGGCTTGAACGGTTGTGTTCAATGGAGCACTAGAAATCATGAACTCTGGAAACCAGTTTATTCacaaaacattcgaaaaattgtcgacgaaaattcaaaactgctTCCCTTCATTCTCGCATACGAGCCACGAAAAGAACAATGCCTGGAAAATTTAGAGGCCGATGTTCAGGATCTGAGGAAAACCGGATTAATCTTCAACTATTGTAGATTTCCA AAATCCAATGGTACCGTATCAATAATGATGGCTGGAAATAGCTACGTGACCAACCTCGAAGGTCACATCCGGGCACAGTTCAACGGTAATTATTCGGATTGGAGAACGCTGTATATTGACG GCTGCAACGGTTTCTTTCACAATCAGAATTTACTGACGTCGTTCGGAACTTACGAACAAAGCTCCATACAAATAGTCAGGAAACAAGTGGAATTGCATAAACCAAATGTTCTTTTAATTGTTCCTAGATATACTAGGACCTTGAAACAGCCAATATTGGATATTGAAACAGATGAGGTGTTGAGAATAATGAATGAGAATTTGGCGTTTTATGAGAG ATTTGTCAAGAAAATATACATCCTGGCACCGCATCCCTTGTACCCACTGAATTTCATGAACAGGTACCTCAACACAGTTACCAGGAAGCCTATGGAGCTGGAGAGCCTTCACTTGAAGAAATCCGATGTGGACGAGGATTGGATGACTGCACGAGAGCGGTTTAGCAGGATTAAATGCGAGAAGTGCAag GTTTTCGACCTTGGCGATgtctttttagaaaacaatatGTATCTGACTTTTGACAGACAAACCAAGCTATCATATGTAGATAATGGAATTCACCTAACGGGTCCAGGAGTGGCGAAATGTGATAAAGTGTTCAGGGATATTGCGAAGGAGATTTTGGAAACTATTTGA
- the F11A5.16 gene encoding Peptidase_M13_N domain-containing protein (Partially confirmed by transcript evidence): MGLLWIDPESPFDQWTPYEYYWSAEQRKTVRSSIQQLLYHHQAKKNYINFLCKTAVNQNVLNKADAEKISKIYWKLDSFNSFDYTQSMLFDPKYSEYTKKNVDSKGVVKLKAISEKYLEDPKQDRRLRWKYVYLN; the protein is encoded by the exons ATGGGACTGCTCTGG ATTGATCCAGAATCTCCGTTTGACCAATGGACTCCGTACGAATATTACTGGTCCGCCGAGCAGAGGAAAACCGTTCGTAGTTCTATTCAGCAACTTCTGTATCATCACCAAGCCAAGAAAAactatatcaattttttgtgcaaaactgCAGTTAACCAGAATGTTTTGAACAAAGCAGACGCAGAAAAA atcAGTAAAATTTATTGGAAGCTTGATTCGTTCAACTCATTTGACTACACACAAAGTATGCTGTTCGATCCAAAGTATTCAGAATACACCAAGAAAAATGTGGATTCGAAAGGGGTTGTGAAGCTGAAAgctatttctgaaaaatatctaGAGGACCCAAAACAGGATCGCCGTTTGAGATGGAAGTATGTATACTTGAACTGA